The following are from one region of the Syngnathus typhle isolate RoL2023-S1 ecotype Sweden linkage group LG22, RoL_Styp_1.0, whole genome shotgun sequence genome:
- the flvcr2b gene encoding heme transporter FLVCR2 isoform X1, whose product MNGEPEEKKPGEERHDSDKDAKLESGESPEILVRLSASNEPTSADRVWETRLYKRRWVMVFLFSSYSLCNSYQWIQYGIISNIFMKFYQVDAFTIDWMSMIYMLTYIPFIFPVTWLLDKKGLRVVALAATALNCAGTWFKVGSVQPHLFAVTFVGQFCCSLAQVFILGMPSRIASVWFGSDEVSTACSIGVFGNQLGIAIGFLVPPILVPNVDNVDELAHHISIMFYITAGVATFLFILVVVVFQEQPKLPPTQAQATARSIPPEQYSYSASIRRLLRNKPFILLIITYGLNVGCFYAVGTLLNRMIIEHYPGEEVNAGRIGLTIVIAGMVGSLICGLWLDRTKTYKQTTLAVYLMSLVGMMVYAATLSLGHLWVVFVTAGVLGFFMTGYLPLGFEFAVELTYPESEGTSSGLLNCSAQVFGIIFTICQGKIIDTFGTLPGNIFLCVFLLLGTVMTGFIKSDLRRQKANQLAKAEGPCDRLRGGMSTNLVLQEEKF is encoded by the exons ATGAACGGGGAACCAGAGGAGAAGAAGCCCGGCGAGGAGCGGCATGACTCGGACAAAGACGCCAAGCTGGAGTCGGGGGAATCCCCGGAGATTCTCGTGCGCCTCAGCGCTTCGAACGAGCCCACCTCGGCGGACAGAGTTTGGGAGACGCGCTTGTACAAGCGCCGCTGGGTCATGGTGTTCCTCTTCAGCTCCTACTCGCTGTGCAACTCGTACCAGTGGATCCAGTACGGCATCATCAGCAACATCTTCATGAAGTTCTATCAAGTGGACGCCTTCACCATCGACTGGATGTCCATGATCTACATGCTGACCTACATCCCCTTCATCTTCCCGGTGACGTGGCTGCTGGACAAAAAAGGGCTGCGGGTGGTGGCCCTGGCCGCCACGGCGCTCAACTGCGCCGGGACCTGGTTCAAGGTGGGCAGCGTCCAGCCCCACCTGTTTGCCGTCACCTTCGTGGGTCAGTTCTGCTGCTCCTTGGCGCAAGTCTTCATCCTGGGCATGCCGTCCAGGATCGCGTCCGTCTGGTTCGGATCCGACGAGGTGTCCACCGCCTGCTCCATCGGCGTCTTTGGGAACCAG CTGGGCATCGCCATCGGGTTCCTGGTGCCGCCCATCCTGGTCCCAAATGTGGACAACGTGGACGAGCTGGCCCACCACATCAGCATCATGTTCTACATCACCGCCGGGGTGGCCaccttcctcttcatcctcgTCGTCGTCG TCTTCCAAGAGCAGCCCAAGCTGCCCCCGACGCAGGCTCAGGCCACGGCCCGAAGCATCCCGCCCGAGCAGTACTCCTACAGCGCCTCCATTCGTCGGCTGCTGCGCAACAAGCCCttcatcctcctcatcatcacctACG GCTTGAACGTGGGCTGTTTCTATGCCGTCGGCACCTTGCTGAACCGCATGATCATCGAGCACTACCCG GGCGAAGAGGTCAACGCGGGCCGGATCGGCCTGACCATCGTCATCGCCGGCATGGTGGGCTCCCTCATCTGCGGCCTGTGGTTGGACCGCACTAAAACCTACAA GCAGACCACCCTGGCTGTTTACTTGATGTCTCTGGTGGGGATGATGGTCTACGCCGCCACGCTCAGCCTGGGCCACCTCTGGGTGGTCTTCGTCACTGCCGGAGTTCTCGG CTTCTTCATGACCGGCTACCTGCCGCTGGGCTTCGAGTTTGCCGTGGAGCTGACCTATCCCGAATCGGAGGGAACCTCCTCCGGGCTCCTCAACTGCTCTGCGCAG GTTTTTGGCATCATCTTCACCATCTGCCAGGGCAAAATCATCGACACATTTGGCACGCTGCCGGGAAACATCTTCCTGTGCGTCTTCCTCCTGCTGGGCACCGTCATGACAG GCTTCATCAAGTCGGATCTGCGGCGGCAAAAAGCCAACCAGTTGGCCAAAGCGGAA GGACCATGTGACAGGCTGAGAGGAGGCATGTCCACAAACCTTGTCCTCCAAGAagaaaagttttaa
- the flvcr2b gene encoding heme transporter FLVCR2 isoform X4, with product MNGEPEEKKPGEERHDSDKDAKLESGESPEILVRLSASNEPTSADRVWETRLYKRRWVMVFLFSSYSLCNSYQWIQYGIISNIFMKFYQVDAFTIDWMSMIYMLTYIPFIFPVTWLLDKKGLRVVALAATALNCAGTWFKVGSVQPHLFAVTFVGQFCCSLAQVFILGMPSRIASVWFGSDEVSTACSIGVFGNQLGIAIGFLVPPILVPNVDNVDELAHHISIMFYITAGVATFLFILVVVVFQEQPKLPPTQAQATARSIPPEQYSYSASIRRLLRNKPFILLIITYGLNVGCFYAVGTLLNRMIIEHYPGEEVNAGRIGLTIVIAGMVGSLICGLWLDRTKTYKQTTLAVYLMSLVGMMVYAATLSLGHLWVVFVTAGVLGFFMTGYLPLGFEFAVELTYPESEGTSSGLLNCSAQVFGIIFTICQGKIIDTFGTLPGNIFLCVFLLLGTVMTGTM from the exons ATGAACGGGGAACCAGAGGAGAAGAAGCCCGGCGAGGAGCGGCATGACTCGGACAAAGACGCCAAGCTGGAGTCGGGGGAATCCCCGGAGATTCTCGTGCGCCTCAGCGCTTCGAACGAGCCCACCTCGGCGGACAGAGTTTGGGAGACGCGCTTGTACAAGCGCCGCTGGGTCATGGTGTTCCTCTTCAGCTCCTACTCGCTGTGCAACTCGTACCAGTGGATCCAGTACGGCATCATCAGCAACATCTTCATGAAGTTCTATCAAGTGGACGCCTTCACCATCGACTGGATGTCCATGATCTACATGCTGACCTACATCCCCTTCATCTTCCCGGTGACGTGGCTGCTGGACAAAAAAGGGCTGCGGGTGGTGGCCCTGGCCGCCACGGCGCTCAACTGCGCCGGGACCTGGTTCAAGGTGGGCAGCGTCCAGCCCCACCTGTTTGCCGTCACCTTCGTGGGTCAGTTCTGCTGCTCCTTGGCGCAAGTCTTCATCCTGGGCATGCCGTCCAGGATCGCGTCCGTCTGGTTCGGATCCGACGAGGTGTCCACCGCCTGCTCCATCGGCGTCTTTGGGAACCAG CTGGGCATCGCCATCGGGTTCCTGGTGCCGCCCATCCTGGTCCCAAATGTGGACAACGTGGACGAGCTGGCCCACCACATCAGCATCATGTTCTACATCACCGCCGGGGTGGCCaccttcctcttcatcctcgTCGTCGTCG TCTTCCAAGAGCAGCCCAAGCTGCCCCCGACGCAGGCTCAGGCCACGGCCCGAAGCATCCCGCCCGAGCAGTACTCCTACAGCGCCTCCATTCGTCGGCTGCTGCGCAACAAGCCCttcatcctcctcatcatcacctACG GCTTGAACGTGGGCTGTTTCTATGCCGTCGGCACCTTGCTGAACCGCATGATCATCGAGCACTACCCG GGCGAAGAGGTCAACGCGGGCCGGATCGGCCTGACCATCGTCATCGCCGGCATGGTGGGCTCCCTCATCTGCGGCCTGTGGTTGGACCGCACTAAAACCTACAA GCAGACCACCCTGGCTGTTTACTTGATGTCTCTGGTGGGGATGATGGTCTACGCCGCCACGCTCAGCCTGGGCCACCTCTGGGTGGTCTTCGTCACTGCCGGAGTTCTCGG CTTCTTCATGACCGGCTACCTGCCGCTGGGCTTCGAGTTTGCCGTGGAGCTGACCTATCCCGAATCGGAGGGAACCTCCTCCGGGCTCCTCAACTGCTCTGCGCAG GTTTTTGGCATCATCTTCACCATCTGCCAGGGCAAAATCATCGACACATTTGGCACGCTGCCGGGAAACATCTTCCTGTGCGTCTTCCTCCTGCTGGGCACCGTCATGACAG GGACCATGTGA
- the flvcr2b gene encoding heme transporter FLVCR2 isoform X2 — protein sequence MNGEPEEKKPGEERHDSDKDAKLESGESPEILVRLSASNEPTSADRVWETRLYKRRWVMVFLFSSYSLCNSYQWIQYGIISNIFMKFYQVDAFTIDWMSMIYMLTYIPFIFPVTWLLDKKGLRVVALAATALNCAGTWFKVGSVQPHLFAVTFVGQFCCSLAQVFILGMPSRIASVWFGSDEVSTACSIGVFGNQLGIAIGFLVPPILVPNVDNVDELAHHISIMFYITAGVATFLFILVVVVFQEQPKLPPTQAQATARSIPPEQYSYSASIRRLLRNKPFILLIITYGLNVGCFYAVGTLLNRMIIEHYPGEEVNAGRIGLTIVIAGMVGSLICGLWLDRTKTYKQTTLAVYLMSLVGMMVYAATLSLGHLWVVFVTAGVLGFFMTGYLPLGFEFAVELTYPESEGTSSGLLNCSAQVFGIIFTICQGKIIDTFGTLPGNIFLCVFLLLGTVMTGFIKSDLRRQKANQLAKAEAEAMTSGPDYGATS from the exons ATGAACGGGGAACCAGAGGAGAAGAAGCCCGGCGAGGAGCGGCATGACTCGGACAAAGACGCCAAGCTGGAGTCGGGGGAATCCCCGGAGATTCTCGTGCGCCTCAGCGCTTCGAACGAGCCCACCTCGGCGGACAGAGTTTGGGAGACGCGCTTGTACAAGCGCCGCTGGGTCATGGTGTTCCTCTTCAGCTCCTACTCGCTGTGCAACTCGTACCAGTGGATCCAGTACGGCATCATCAGCAACATCTTCATGAAGTTCTATCAAGTGGACGCCTTCACCATCGACTGGATGTCCATGATCTACATGCTGACCTACATCCCCTTCATCTTCCCGGTGACGTGGCTGCTGGACAAAAAAGGGCTGCGGGTGGTGGCCCTGGCCGCCACGGCGCTCAACTGCGCCGGGACCTGGTTCAAGGTGGGCAGCGTCCAGCCCCACCTGTTTGCCGTCACCTTCGTGGGTCAGTTCTGCTGCTCCTTGGCGCAAGTCTTCATCCTGGGCATGCCGTCCAGGATCGCGTCCGTCTGGTTCGGATCCGACGAGGTGTCCACCGCCTGCTCCATCGGCGTCTTTGGGAACCAG CTGGGCATCGCCATCGGGTTCCTGGTGCCGCCCATCCTGGTCCCAAATGTGGACAACGTGGACGAGCTGGCCCACCACATCAGCATCATGTTCTACATCACCGCCGGGGTGGCCaccttcctcttcatcctcgTCGTCGTCG TCTTCCAAGAGCAGCCCAAGCTGCCCCCGACGCAGGCTCAGGCCACGGCCCGAAGCATCCCGCCCGAGCAGTACTCCTACAGCGCCTCCATTCGTCGGCTGCTGCGCAACAAGCCCttcatcctcctcatcatcacctACG GCTTGAACGTGGGCTGTTTCTATGCCGTCGGCACCTTGCTGAACCGCATGATCATCGAGCACTACCCG GGCGAAGAGGTCAACGCGGGCCGGATCGGCCTGACCATCGTCATCGCCGGCATGGTGGGCTCCCTCATCTGCGGCCTGTGGTTGGACCGCACTAAAACCTACAA GCAGACCACCCTGGCTGTTTACTTGATGTCTCTGGTGGGGATGATGGTCTACGCCGCCACGCTCAGCCTGGGCCACCTCTGGGTGGTCTTCGTCACTGCCGGAGTTCTCGG CTTCTTCATGACCGGCTACCTGCCGCTGGGCTTCGAGTTTGCCGTGGAGCTGACCTATCCCGAATCGGAGGGAACCTCCTCCGGGCTCCTCAACTGCTCTGCGCAG GTTTTTGGCATCATCTTCACCATCTGCCAGGGCAAAATCATCGACACATTTGGCACGCTGCCGGGAAACATCTTCCTGTGCGTCTTCCTCCTGCTGGGCACCGTCATGACAG GCTTCATCAAGTCGGATCTGCGGCGGCAAAAAGCCAACCAGTTGGCCAAAGCGGAA GCGGAGGCCATGACGTCGGGACCGGACTACGGCGCCACGTCCTAA
- the flvcr2b gene encoding heme transporter FLVCR2 isoform X3 yields MNGEPEEKKPGEERHDSDKDAKLESGESPEILVRLSASNEPTSADRVWETRLYKRRWVMVFLFSSYSLCNSYQWIQYGIISNIFMKFYQVDAFTIDWMSMIYMLTYIPFIFPVTWLLDKKGLRVVALAATALNCAGTWFKVGSVQPHLFAVTFVGQFCCSLAQVFILGMPSRIASVWFGSDEVSTACSIGVFGNQLGIAIGFLVPPILVPNVDNVDELAHHISIMFYITAGVATFLFILVVVVFQEQPKLPPTQAQATARSIPPEQYSYSASIRRLLRNKPFILLIITYGLNVGCFYAVGTLLNRMIIEHYPGEEVNAGRIGLTIVIAGMVGSLICGLWLDRTKTYKQTTLAVYLMSLVGMMVYAATLSLGHLWVVFVTAGVLGFFMTGYLPLGFEFAVELTYPESEGTSSGLLNCSAQGKIIDTFGTLPGNIFLCVFLLLGTVMTGFIKSDLRRQKANQLAKAEGPCDRLRGGMSTNLVLQEEKF; encoded by the exons ATGAACGGGGAACCAGAGGAGAAGAAGCCCGGCGAGGAGCGGCATGACTCGGACAAAGACGCCAAGCTGGAGTCGGGGGAATCCCCGGAGATTCTCGTGCGCCTCAGCGCTTCGAACGAGCCCACCTCGGCGGACAGAGTTTGGGAGACGCGCTTGTACAAGCGCCGCTGGGTCATGGTGTTCCTCTTCAGCTCCTACTCGCTGTGCAACTCGTACCAGTGGATCCAGTACGGCATCATCAGCAACATCTTCATGAAGTTCTATCAAGTGGACGCCTTCACCATCGACTGGATGTCCATGATCTACATGCTGACCTACATCCCCTTCATCTTCCCGGTGACGTGGCTGCTGGACAAAAAAGGGCTGCGGGTGGTGGCCCTGGCCGCCACGGCGCTCAACTGCGCCGGGACCTGGTTCAAGGTGGGCAGCGTCCAGCCCCACCTGTTTGCCGTCACCTTCGTGGGTCAGTTCTGCTGCTCCTTGGCGCAAGTCTTCATCCTGGGCATGCCGTCCAGGATCGCGTCCGTCTGGTTCGGATCCGACGAGGTGTCCACCGCCTGCTCCATCGGCGTCTTTGGGAACCAG CTGGGCATCGCCATCGGGTTCCTGGTGCCGCCCATCCTGGTCCCAAATGTGGACAACGTGGACGAGCTGGCCCACCACATCAGCATCATGTTCTACATCACCGCCGGGGTGGCCaccttcctcttcatcctcgTCGTCGTCG TCTTCCAAGAGCAGCCCAAGCTGCCCCCGACGCAGGCTCAGGCCACGGCCCGAAGCATCCCGCCCGAGCAGTACTCCTACAGCGCCTCCATTCGTCGGCTGCTGCGCAACAAGCCCttcatcctcctcatcatcacctACG GCTTGAACGTGGGCTGTTTCTATGCCGTCGGCACCTTGCTGAACCGCATGATCATCGAGCACTACCCG GGCGAAGAGGTCAACGCGGGCCGGATCGGCCTGACCATCGTCATCGCCGGCATGGTGGGCTCCCTCATCTGCGGCCTGTGGTTGGACCGCACTAAAACCTACAA GCAGACCACCCTGGCTGTTTACTTGATGTCTCTGGTGGGGATGATGGTCTACGCCGCCACGCTCAGCCTGGGCCACCTCTGGGTGGTCTTCGTCACTGCCGGAGTTCTCGG CTTCTTCATGACCGGCTACCTGCCGCTGGGCTTCGAGTTTGCCGTGGAGCTGACCTATCCCGAATCGGAGGGAACCTCCTCCGGGCTCCTCAACTGCTCTGCGCAG GGCAAAATCATCGACACATTTGGCACGCTGCCGGGAAACATCTTCCTGTGCGTCTTCCTCCTGCTGGGCACCGTCATGACAG GCTTCATCAAGTCGGATCTGCGGCGGCAAAAAGCCAACCAGTTGGCCAAAGCGGAA GGACCATGTGACAGGCTGAGAGGAGGCATGTCCACAAACCTTGTCCTCCAAGAagaaaagttttaa
- the flvcr2b gene encoding heme transporter FLVCR2 isoform X5 produces the protein MNGEPEEKKPGEERHDSDKDAKLESGESPEILVRLSASNEPTSADRVWETRLYKRRWVMVFLFSSYSLCNSYQWIQYGIISNIFMKFYQVDAFTIDWMSMIYMLTYIPFIFPVTWLLDKKGLRVVALAATALNCAGTWFKVGSVQPHLFAVTFVGQFCCSLAQVFILGMPSRIASVWFGSDEVSTACSIGVFGNQLGIAIGFLVPPILVPNVDNVDELAHHISIMFYITAGVATFLFILVVVVFQEQPKLPPTQAQATARSIPPEQYSYSASIRRLLRNKPFILLIITYGLNVGCFYAVGTLLNRMIIEHYPGEEVNAGRIGLTIVIAGMVGSLICGLWLDRTKTYKQTTLAVYLMSLVGMMVYAATLSLGHLWVVFVTAGVLGFFMTGYLPLGFEFAVELTYPESEGTSSGLLNCSAQGKIIDTFGTLPGNIFLCVFLLLGTVMTGTM, from the exons ATGAACGGGGAACCAGAGGAGAAGAAGCCCGGCGAGGAGCGGCATGACTCGGACAAAGACGCCAAGCTGGAGTCGGGGGAATCCCCGGAGATTCTCGTGCGCCTCAGCGCTTCGAACGAGCCCACCTCGGCGGACAGAGTTTGGGAGACGCGCTTGTACAAGCGCCGCTGGGTCATGGTGTTCCTCTTCAGCTCCTACTCGCTGTGCAACTCGTACCAGTGGATCCAGTACGGCATCATCAGCAACATCTTCATGAAGTTCTATCAAGTGGACGCCTTCACCATCGACTGGATGTCCATGATCTACATGCTGACCTACATCCCCTTCATCTTCCCGGTGACGTGGCTGCTGGACAAAAAAGGGCTGCGGGTGGTGGCCCTGGCCGCCACGGCGCTCAACTGCGCCGGGACCTGGTTCAAGGTGGGCAGCGTCCAGCCCCACCTGTTTGCCGTCACCTTCGTGGGTCAGTTCTGCTGCTCCTTGGCGCAAGTCTTCATCCTGGGCATGCCGTCCAGGATCGCGTCCGTCTGGTTCGGATCCGACGAGGTGTCCACCGCCTGCTCCATCGGCGTCTTTGGGAACCAG CTGGGCATCGCCATCGGGTTCCTGGTGCCGCCCATCCTGGTCCCAAATGTGGACAACGTGGACGAGCTGGCCCACCACATCAGCATCATGTTCTACATCACCGCCGGGGTGGCCaccttcctcttcatcctcgTCGTCGTCG TCTTCCAAGAGCAGCCCAAGCTGCCCCCGACGCAGGCTCAGGCCACGGCCCGAAGCATCCCGCCCGAGCAGTACTCCTACAGCGCCTCCATTCGTCGGCTGCTGCGCAACAAGCCCttcatcctcctcatcatcacctACG GCTTGAACGTGGGCTGTTTCTATGCCGTCGGCACCTTGCTGAACCGCATGATCATCGAGCACTACCCG GGCGAAGAGGTCAACGCGGGCCGGATCGGCCTGACCATCGTCATCGCCGGCATGGTGGGCTCCCTCATCTGCGGCCTGTGGTTGGACCGCACTAAAACCTACAA GCAGACCACCCTGGCTGTTTACTTGATGTCTCTGGTGGGGATGATGGTCTACGCCGCCACGCTCAGCCTGGGCCACCTCTGGGTGGTCTTCGTCACTGCCGGAGTTCTCGG CTTCTTCATGACCGGCTACCTGCCGCTGGGCTTCGAGTTTGCCGTGGAGCTGACCTATCCCGAATCGGAGGGAACCTCCTCCGGGCTCCTCAACTGCTCTGCGCAG GGCAAAATCATCGACACATTTGGCACGCTGCCGGGAAACATCTTCCTGTGCGTCTTCCTCCTGCTGGGCACCGTCATGACAG GGACCATGTGA
- the LOC133146187 gene encoding transforming growth factor beta-3 proprotein-like, whose translation MHACRALLCATLLLHCASLGSPLSTCAAVDMDHVKRKRVEAIRGQILSKLRLSAPPRAQGPTKVPQQVRALYNSTRQLLEELGRHRRQMCGADATDAEYYAKEVYRFNVLHGPTESNDLSYCPKGITSKVFRFDVSAMERNASDLFRAEFRALRVPNAGARRNEQRVELYQIVRPNEHVRKQRYIGAKKVLTKGAPEWVSFDVTDAVREWLTSRGSNLGLEISVHCPCHTFGPNGDIIDDNEILDVKFKGVDGEEEQGRLDLSHLKRSRDQNLPHLILMMIPPHRLDSKSRRRKRALDTDYCFSNAEESCCVRRLHIDFRRDLDWKWIHEPSGYDANYCSGPCPYLRSSDTPHSSLLSLYNTLNPEASASPCCVPQELEPLTILYYSGRTPKVEQLSNMIVKSCKCS comes from the exons ATGCACGCCTGCAGAGCTTTGCTGTGCGCCACGCTGCTGCTCCACTGCGCCTCGCTCGGTTCGCCGCTGTCCACCTGCGCGGCGGTGGACATGGACCACGTCAAGAGGAAGCGGGTGGAGGCCATCCGCGGGCAGATCCTCAGCAAGCTGCGGCTGAGCGCCCCCCCGCGTGCACAGGGGCCCACCAAGGTGCCCCAGCAGGTGCGGGCGCTCTACAACAGCACGCGCCAGCTGCTGGAGGAGCTCGGGCGGCACCGGCGCCAAATGTGCGGCGCCGACGCCACCGACGCCGAGTACTACGCCAAGGAGGTCTACAGGTTCAACGTGCTTCACGGGCCCACCGAGAGCA ACGACCTGTCCTACTGCCCGAAAGGCATCACGTCCAAGGTGTTCCGTTTCGACGTCTCGGCCATGGAAAGGAACGCCAGCGACCTGTTCAGGGCCGAGTTCCGAGCCTTGCGGGTTCCCAACGCCGGCGCCAGGCGCAACGAGCAGCGGGTTGAGCTCTACCAG ATCGTGCGGCCCAACGAACACGTCAGGAAGCAGCGCTACATCGGCGCCAAAAAGGTGCTGACCAAAGGCGCGCCCGAATGGGTCTCCTTTGACGTGACCGACGCCGTGCGGGAGTGGCTGACCAGCAGAG GGAGCAATCTGGGCTTGGAAATCAGCGTCCATTGCCCCTGCCACACCTTCGGCCCCAACGGCGACATCATCGACGACAACGAGATTCTGGACGTCAAGTTTAAAG GTGTGGACGGCGAGGAGGAGCAGGGTCGCTTGGACCTCAGCCATCTGAAGAGGAGCAGGGACCAGAACCTGCCTCACCTCATCCTCATGATGATCCCGCCTCACCGCCTGGACTCAAAGTCGCGCAGACGCAAGCGAGCGCTGGACACCGACTACTGCTTCTC AAACGCCGAGGAGAGCTGCTGCGTCCGCCGGCTGCACATCGATTTCCGCCGCGACCTGGACTGGAAGTGGATCCACGAGCCCAGCGGTTACGACGCTAACTACTGCTCGGGGCCGTGCCCCTACCTGAGGAGCTCGGACACTCCCCACAGctcg TTGCTGAGCCTGTACAACACTCTGAACCCGGAGGCGTCGGCTTCGCCGTGCTGCGTCCCCCAAGAACTGGAGCCCCTCACCATCCTCTACTACTCGGGACGGACCCCCAAAGTGGAGCAGCTCTCCAACATGATCGTCAAGTCTTGCAAATGTAGCTGA